The Deinococcus radiotolerans region TCCGCACGCCCGCCGCGTACATCACGATGATGCCCAGCCCGAACATCAGGACGCTGGTGCCCAGGTCCGGCTCGATCACGACGAGCAGCGTGGTCAGCAGGATCATCAGGGTGGCGCTGATCAGCTTGTTGTGCACGCCCCGCCGCGCGAAGAACGACGCCAGCATGAGGACCAGACCAAGTTTGGCCATCTCGGACGGCTGGAAGCGGATCGGACCGAACTGCAGCCAGCGGCGCGTCGCTTCACTCTCAGCGGTGCCCACCCCAATGAACGGCACCAGCAGCAGCAGCAGCAGGGTCAGGGCCCACACCGCCGGGCCCAGCTTTAGGAACGCGCGGGGCCGCAGGCGGGCGACCAGCAGCGTCAACACCAGCGCCCCCACCGCCTTCAGGCCATGATCGGCGATCATGTCCGGCTCGGCCGTCGCCACGCCCAGCACCCCGAGGCACAGCAGCATGACCTGCGCGATGATCAGCTGGATACTCACGCCCGCACCTCCGCGCCCACCAGGGCCAGCGCCGCCCGGCGGAACGCCTCGCCCCGCGCCTTGTAATCCCGGAACTGATCGAAGCTCGTACCGATGGGGGCCAGCAGCACCGTGCCCTCACCCTCTGGCCCACCCAGGGCGTCCAGTCCAGCCTGCGCGGCGGCGCGCATGGTCGCCTCACCGTCCGCGCCCACCACAGCGCGGTAGGGGAGACCTAGGCCCCGGGCGAGCGCCTCGCCGTCCTCCCCGAACGCGATCACCTGTGCCACCCGCCCGGCCGCCGCCTCACGCAGCGGGGCGAGGTCCGCGCCTTTGTCCCGGCCCCCCACCAGCCACGCAACCGGCGTGGCGGCGCGTTCCAATGCGGCCTGCACCGCGATGGTGCGCGTGGCAATCGAATCCTCCACGAAGCGCACGTTCCCGATGCGGGCGACCGTCTCGAAGCGCCCGGACACCGGCTGCGCCGCGCGCAACGCCCCGGCCAGCACACCCGCATCCACCGGGCGGCCCAGGTGGGTGAGCAGCGCCTCAGCCGCCAGCACCGCCGCCGCCGCGTTCGCCGGGTGCACCCCCTCGGGCAGTTCGGAGGCGTCCATCACCGGCGTGCCGTCCGCCAGCGCGATCCACTGCGGCGTGAAGGGCCGCACCTGCGCCCGGGTCGGCACGCTCAGACCTTCCGGGACAACCAGCACGTCCCCGGACCCCTGACCCGCCGTGATGTTCCGCTTCGCCGCGTGGTACGCCTCGACCGTCCCGTGCCGGTCGAGGTGATCCACCCCCAGGTTCGTGATGACCGCCACTGGCAGCCGCAGCCCGGGCACGCGCTCCAGCTGGAAACTCGACAGCTCCACCACCGCCACCTCGGCGCTGTCCACGATGTCCAGCAGGGGCGGATCGATGTTCCCGCCCTCACGGGCGTTCAGGCCCGCCGCGCGCAGCAGCTGCGCGACCAGCACCGTCGTGCTGCCCTTCCCGGCCGTACCCGTGATCCCCACCATCGGCAAGGCGGGACGCAGACGGGCGGCCAGGACCATCTCGCCGATCACCTCCGCCCCGCGCGATTGCAGGGCCAGCAGATCCGGATGATCAATCGGCACGCCCGGCGCGGCCACCACCACGTCATACGCGCGGCCCGCGTCGCCGCGCGCCCAGCCCAGCTCCGCCATCAGCGCCTCATCGTCCGGCGCGGGCCGCGCGTCCAGCCACTCGCCCCGCACACCGGCCCCCGCCAAGAAGCGCGCCGCCCCGCGCCCACTGCGGCCCAACCCGTACACCAGCACCCTGTCAAGCTTCACGCTCACACCATAGAACACGCGCGGCTCGCCGTGGTGCGTGCAGCACGTGAGAAACCCCCAGCCAGGGCGGGCCGCGGAGCCCAGACCACCCGATGAGGAACAATGAGGCCCGTACCGGTTCCCATCCCCACCCCATCTGGAGGTCCCCCTATGACCCGCACTGCGCGTCTCCTGCCCGCCGCCCTGCTCCTCGCGTCCGCCCTGGCCGGGGGAAGCGAACGACTCGCCCAGACCCTCACGCCCCCCGACACCCGCGCCCCGGTGCGGGAACTCGCGGTCACCGCGCGGCCGGACGGCACTCTTCTGCTGGCCGGCATCATCGACAATGGCCGGTTCAGCAGCGGACGCGGCAGTTCCACCGCGCGGGTGCTGCGCACCTGGGTGAGCGGCCCCGGCGGCTGGACCCCGCTGGGCGGCGTCCTCAACTACCACCAGCCGCGCCCCCTCGCCAGCCTGAACCTCGTCGCCGACGGGCAGGGCGGCGCACTGCTCGCCTGGAACGAGAATTACGCCGACAACGACGTCGTGGAATTCCGGGTCCTGGACGGCGGCACCTGGACCGACTGGGGGGACCGCTATCTGGGTGACGACCTGCCGTACGCCGCCCGCACCCGCGCCGTCGCCCTGTGGAAGGGCCAGCCCTTCCTGGCCTGGGGCGAGTGGCTGCGCGACTCCGGCGGCAGCCAGCTCACGGTCCGCACCTGGAACGACACGCAGGAGAGCTGGGTACGCGGGCCGCGCTTCAACGACCGCACGCAGTTCTCCCGCACGCCCGCCCTGACCGTCACCCAGAAGGGCCAGCCCGTCGTGGCCTGGCTTCAGGGCGAGGTCACCGCCAGCCGCGTCCTTGCCGCCCGCTGGACCGGGCAGGCGTGGCAGCCGCTCGGCGGACCGCTGAACCGCCACGCGCCCGGGTACGTGGCCGCCACGCGCCTCGTCCTTGACGGGCAGGACCGCCCCATCGCCGCGTGGATCGAGGACCACGCCGGGCAGGACACCCTCTACGCTGCCCGCTGGACCGGGCAGAACTGGCACCCACTGGGCGCGCAGGTCAGCCAGAACTTCGCCTCAGCACCAAGCCTGAGCACCGACGACGCCGGACACGCCGCCCTCGCCTGGGTGGAGGAAGTGAACGGCACCGGGCAGGTGCACCTCGCCCGCTGGACCGGCCAGTCATGGACCGACCAGGGCGTCCAGAACCGCGACCCGCGCCGCGACGCCCGCAGCCCCAGCCTCACCACCGCCCCCAACGGGACCCTCACGCTCGCCTGGCGGGAAGACGCCGCAGGAACGTACCGGATCGAACTGCGGCAGTACCCAGGCTTATAAGACGTGGAAGCCGAGGCAGGCGCCCCGGCCTCCCTGACCGTCTGATGATCAGCCCTCTGCGCCAACGGTTTCCGGTTCACGCACCGGGGGCGGCGTGACGGTCAGGCCCGCCTCCGCCTGCGCCCACGCCATGAACGCGTTCAGGCCCCGGCGGAACATCACCGGGCGCTTCTCGCGCTTGCCGAGCTTGCGGGGCTTGCCGGTCTTCTCGTTGATCTCGGCCGGGAGTTCGGGCACGAGCGCCCAGTTCACGTTCATCGGCTGGAAGCCCTTCGGGTTCGCGCTCGCCAGATAACGGGTCAGCCCGCCCAGCATGCTCTCGGCGGGCGGCGTCAGGGGCTGGAGGCCCAGCGCGAGGCGCGCCGCGTTCGTTCCCGCCAGCCAGCCGGTCGCCGCGGATTCCAGGTACCCCTCGGTGCCCGCCAGGACGCCCGCAACCAGCTTCGTCGGGTCGGCCTTCAGTTGCAGTGTGGACTCCAGCACCAGCGGCGCGTTCAGGTAAGTGTTGCGGTGCATCACGCCGTACCGGACGATCTCCGCCCCCTCCAGGCCCGGAATGAGGTTCACGACTGCCTTCTGATCCCCCCACTTCAGGCCCGTCTGGAAGCCCACCAGGGACCACATGCGGCCCTCGCGGTCCTCCTGACGCAGTTGCGCCACCGCGTACGGCCAGCGCCCGGTCTTCGGATCATCCAGGCCCTTGGGCGACATCGGGCCGAAGCGGGGCGTGTCGATCCCACGGCGGGCGATCTCCTCGATGGGCATGCAACCCTCGAAGAACTCCAGCTTCTCCCAGTCGTGCGGCGTGTGACTGCGCGCCTGCTCCAGCGCCCCGAAGAACGCCAGGTACTCGTCCTTCGTGAACGGGCAGTTGATGTAATCCGCGCTCTGCTCGTACCGCCCCGCACGCCACGCGACGTCCATATTGATGCTGTCAAAGGCGATCACGGGCGCGGCCGCGTCGTAGAAGCTCAGACGCTCACTGCCCGTCACCCGCGCCACGTCCGCCGCCAGCGCGTCCGACGTCAGCGGCCCCGACGCGATCACCACGATCCCGTCCGGCACGGCCTCCACCTCGCCCTCCACGACCTCGATCAGCGGATGCTCACGCACCGCCGCCGTCACGCGGGCACTGAACTCGTCGCGTTCCACCGCTAGGGCGTTCCCGGCGGGCAGCTTCGACGCGTCCGCCGCGCCGACGATCGCGCCGCCCACACTGCGCAGTTCCGCCTGCAGCAGGCCCTTGCTCTGCAACTCGCCCTCGCCGCCCAGCGAGTTGCTGCACACCAGCTCCGCAAAGTTGCCGCTGCGGTGCGCCGGCGTCATCTTCACGGGCCGCATCTCGTGCAGGCGCACCTGCACGCCCAGCCGCGCCGCTGCCAGCGCCGCCTCCGACCCCGCCAGACCCCCACCGATCACCGTCACACGCTCACTCACAACCGCGCAGTGTACGGGAAGCTGGCGCAGCCAAGTGTGCGCTGGGGCCTCAGCGTTCCGGCGTGCCGCCCAGCGCCGCCTTCACGCGCGACAGGCCCTCGTATATGAGGACGCGCAGGGCCACGAGGCGGTCACTGGGTTGCGTCAGGGTTTGATCGAAGCGCCACTCCTGGGCGGGTACGCTGACGACGCTCACGCCCTGCGAGCGGAACAGCGCGGCGGCGCGGCGCGAGTGGCTGGGTGACGTGACGAGCAGCACCCGTGCCCAGCCGCGCGCCCGGGCCAGGTCGCGCACGCGGGCCGCCTCGTCGCGGGTGGTCGTGACGTTCTTCAGCGTGACCAGGGTGGGTCCGCCCGCCCCGTAGAGGGCGCGGGTCAGTTCGGTCTCCAGCATGCTCATCTTTGGGCAGTCGCGCGGCCCGATCAGGCCCGACTGCTCCGAGACGGTCACGACCGGCGCGTACCCGGCCCGCCACAGGGCCAGCGCGCCGGTCAGGCGGGCCACGGCGCTGGCCTCCAGTTCACGACTCCCGCAGTGGACGCCCGCTCCGAGGGCCACGATGGCGTCCGCCCTGACCGGGGACTCGTGCAGGGTCAGGGATCCGAGTGGGCCGCGCAGCACGGGCGTCACAAGGCAGGCGGCGATCAGGACCGCCAGCGCGCCTGCACCGACCCGCAGGGCCACCCAGGACGGCCGGAACGCCCCTGCCACGCCGCCCGCCACGATCAGGCCCAGCAGCAGCCCCGGCGGGGCGCGCACCTCGCCCAGAAAGGCGGTCAGCACGGCCAGTCCTGCACCTACCGCCACGCCGCCCGCCACGTTCCGCCACCTCTCACCAGTCATCCGGGGCAGTGTACCGGGCCTCATGAACGCGCCCCTATACTCGCGGGCGTGAACCTGCGCCGCGCCCTTCCGTTCATCGCTGTCCTGCTCGCCGCCCTGGCGGCCGCACTGCTGCTCGCGCCGCGCCTGACCCCGCCGGCCGAGGGCAGCCGCGAGGTGCGCTTCGTGCGCGAGATGATCCAGCACCACACGCAGGCCATAGACATGGCGACCCGCGTCCGCGACACCACCACAGACCCGGAACTACGCACCCTGGCGCTGGACATCATGCTGGGCCAGCAGGAGCAGATCGGGCAGATGCGCGGCTGGCTGACCCTCTGGGGCCGCCCCTGGGGCGGAGAGGGCATGAGCGCCGAGCACGCCCGCATGATGGGCATGGCCACCCAGGCCGAGGTGGCCAGGATCAGCGCCCAGCCGGAGAAGCAGGCCGAGGTGACCTTCCTGCAACTCATGACCCGCCACCATCAGGGCGCGCTGGCGATGGTGCCCCCCGCCCTGGAGAGCGGCGTGCGGCCCGAGGTGCAGGCCCTCGCCCGGCAGATCCAGGCCGCGCAGAGCGCCGAGATTACCCTGATGACCCGCCTCCTGAAGGACCGGGGGGCGCAGCCGCTGCCCGCACCCGGCGGGATGGGTGGCATGGACATGGGCGACCACCAGCACTGACCGACCGGCAGAGGCGGCCCCGCGCATCAGGGTGCGGGGCCGCCTCCTTGAACGGAGTTAGCGGAGTTTCGCCTGGAGGTACGCGCTGAGGTCGCTGATCTTGACGCGCTCCTGCGCCAGGGTGTCGCGGTCACGGACGGTGACGGTGTCGGTCAGGCTGGCGTCCTCGCCCTTGCCGACGGTGTCGAAGTCCACGGTGACGCAGTAGGGCGTGCCGACCTCGTCGTGGCGGCGGTACGCCTTGCCGATGTTCCCGCTGTCTTCCAGCAGGATGCGGCCCAGGCCGAGTTTCTGCAGGTCGTTCTTGATGGAGCGGGCCAGGTCGACCAGTTCGGCCTTGTTGCGCGCCAGCGGAATCACAGCCACCTTGATGGGCGCGAGGTGCGGCCTGAGTTTGAGCACGATGCGCTCGTTGCCGTTCTCCAGCGTCTCCTTCGTGAACGCCTCGCTCAGAACCGCCAGCATGGCGCGGTCCACCCCGGCGGACGGCTCGATCACGAACGGCACGACCGGCTTGTTCGTCTCCGGGTGGGGGATGGTCAGCTTGGCAATCGAGTCGAGGTTCTCCTCCACGCGCGCCACGAGGCCCAGTTCCGACTGGTTCTTCGTGTGCGAGCCGAGGTCGTAGTCGCTGCGGTTCGCGATCCCTTCGATTTCCTCGTGCCCGAGGGTGGGGTAGTCGTACATCAGGTCGTACGTGCGCTTGGAGTAGTGCGCCAGATCCTCTTTCGGCACGTCCAGGATCTCGATCTTGCTGCGCGGCACGCCCTGCGCCTCCCACCAGCTCAGGCGGGCTTCGAGCCACTTCTCGTGCCAGTCCTCGTCGGTGCCGGGCGCGCAGAAGAATTCGATCTCCATCTGCTCGAGTTCCCGCACGCGGAAGATGAAGTTGCGCGGCGTGATCTCGTTGCGGAACGCCTTCCCGATCTGCGCGATCCCGAACGGCAGGCGGCGGCTGGTGCTGTCCACGACGTTCTTGAAGTTCGTGAAGATCCCCTGGGCGGTCTCGGGACGTAGGTAGCCGTAGCTCTCGTCGTCCGCGACCGGGCCGATGGTCGTCTTGAACATCATGTTGAACGGCTTGGGCTCCGTCCACTCGCCGATCTCGCCGCTGAACGGGTCCCGTACGCCCGCCGCGCGCAGCGCCTCGCTGGCCCGCGCGGGGTTCGCGTTCAGCGCCGCCACGACCGCCGGGAAGTTCTCGGCGCTCTGCCCCATCGCCTCGGCCACTTTAGCGATCACGTCCGCCTTCTGATCCTTCACGAGGTGGTCTAGGCGGTAGCGCTTGTTGTTCTTCTTGTTGTCCACCATCGGGTCGCTGAAGGTCGCCTCGTGCCCGCTGTGGCGCAGCACCTGCCGGTGCATGATGATGCTGGCGTCCAGGCCCTCCATGTCGTCGCGCTCGTACACGTTCGTGCGCCACCACGCGGCCTTGATGTTGTTCTTGAGTTCCACGCCCAGCGGGCCGTAATCGTAGAAGCCCTGAAGGCCCCCGTAGATCTCCGAGCCCTGGAAAATGAAGCCCCGGCGTTTACACAGGCTGACGAGTTCTTCCATCGAGGTTGCAGGCATCACGTGCTCCTTTCGAGGAGACGACGGAAAAAAGCCCCAGACGGCGGCCAGTTCCCGGCACTCGCTCGTCTGGGGACGCATGAGGACACGCGCGGTTCCACCCCAGTTCCGATCACCGCAGTCCGCGGCCCCGGCACTTTTGTCTGTGTTCAGCTCCCCGCTGCCCTTCCCGCGCCGCCTCACCGCCCGACTCTCACCGTCACGGGCTCGCTCCCTGGTGGCTGGTCACGCGGTACTCCTGCGGATCAACACCTGACGCACAGTGTGGAACACGGCGGGGGAGAGGGTCAAGGGCTGAGCGGAGGCGCCCAGCGCACCGGAGGTTCGCCTTCACGTTCCCGTCGCGACTGAGGCGGACCCGACGACCGGGGGGGTATACGGGCGCAGGCGTGCGTCCAGATGATGCTCTGCCAGTGTGGTCCCGAGTCCACGCCTGCGTGAACGGGTGCCCTCTTTCCTGTTTTCCCGTATCCTGTGCGTTATGCCTGTTGCGGAATTGCGTCCGGAAACCCACCCGGATTTTGAACTGGAGAAGGAACACCTGTCGGGGACGGTGGCGGCCATGATCCGCCAGATCGAGTTCTGGGAGGACCGCGACCGGCAGATGGGCGCGGACTTGGAGACGAGCATCATCCTGGGGGAT contains the following coding sequences:
- a CDS encoding glycine--tRNA ligase produces the protein MPATSMEELVSLCKRRGFIFQGSEIYGGLQGFYDYGPLGVELKNNIKAAWWRTNVYERDDMEGLDASIIMHRQVLRHSGHEATFSDPMVDNKKNNKRYRLDHLVKDQKADVIAKVAEAMGQSAENFPAVVAALNANPARASEALRAAGVRDPFSGEIGEWTEPKPFNMMFKTTIGPVADDESYGYLRPETAQGIFTNFKNVVDSTSRRLPFGIAQIGKAFRNEITPRNFIFRVRELEQMEIEFFCAPGTDEDWHEKWLEARLSWWEAQGVPRSKIEILDVPKEDLAHYSKRTYDLMYDYPTLGHEEIEGIANRSDYDLGSHTKNQSELGLVARVEENLDSIAKLTIPHPETNKPVVPFVIEPSAGVDRAMLAVLSEAFTKETLENGNERIVLKLRPHLAPIKVAVIPLARNKAELVDLARSIKNDLQKLGLGRILLEDSGNIGKAYRRHDEVGTPYCVTVDFDTVGKGEDASLTDTVTVRDRDTLAQERVKISDLSAYLQAKLR
- the murD gene encoding UDP-N-acetylmuramoyl-L-alanine--D-glutamate ligase, coding for MKLDRVLVYGLGRSGRGAARFLAGAGVRGEWLDARPAPDDEALMAELGWARGDAGRAYDVVVAAPGVPIDHPDLLALQSRGAEVIGEMVLAARLRPALPMVGITGTAGKGSTTVLVAQLLRAAGLNAREGGNIDPPLLDIVDSAEVAVVELSSFQLERVPGLRLPVAVITNLGVDHLDRHGTVEAYHAAKRNITAGQGSGDVLVVPEGLSVPTRAQVRPFTPQWIALADGTPVMDASELPEGVHPANAAAAVLAAEALLTHLGRPVDAGVLAGALRAAQPVSGRFETVARIGNVRFVEDSIATRTIAVQAALERAATPVAWLVGGRDKGADLAPLREAAAGRVAQVIAFGEDGEALARGLGLPYRAVVGADGEATMRAAAQAGLDALGGPEGEGTVLLAPIGTSFDQFRDYKARGEAFRRAALALVGAEVRA
- a CDS encoding YdcF family protein; this translates as MTGERWRNVAGGVAVGAGLAVLTAFLGEVRAPPGLLLGLIVAGGVAGAFRPSWVALRVGAGALAVLIAACLVTPVLRGPLGSLTLHESPVRADAIVALGAGVHCGSRELEASAVARLTGALALWRAGYAPVVTVSEQSGLIGPRDCPKMSMLETELTRALYGAGGPTLVTLKNVTTTRDEAARVRDLARARGWARVLLVTSPSHSRRAAALFRSQGVSVVSVPAQEWRFDQTLTQPSDRLVALRVLIYEGLSRVKAALGGTPER
- the trmFO gene encoding methylenetetrahydrofolate--tRNA-(uracil(54)-C(5))-methyltransferase (FADH(2)-oxidizing) TrmFO, whose amino-acid sequence is MSERVTVIGGGLAGSEAALAAARLGVQVRLHEMRPVKMTPAHRSGNFAELVCSNSLGGEGELQSKGLLQAELRSVGGAIVGAADASKLPAGNALAVERDEFSARVTAAVREHPLIEVVEGEVEAVPDGIVVIASGPLTSDALAADVARVTGSERLSFYDAAAPVIAFDSINMDVAWRAGRYEQSADYINCPFTKDEYLAFFGALEQARSHTPHDWEKLEFFEGCMPIEEIARRGIDTPRFGPMSPKGLDDPKTGRWPYAVAQLRQEDREGRMWSLVGFQTGLKWGDQKAVVNLIPGLEGAEIVRYGVMHRNTYLNAPLVLESTLQLKADPTKLVAGVLAGTEGYLESAATGWLAGTNAARLALGLQPLTPPAESMLGGLTRYLASANPKGFQPMNVNWALVPELPAEINEKTGKPRKLGKREKRPVMFRRGLNAFMAWAQAEAGLTVTPPPVREPETVGAEG
- a CDS encoding DUF305 domain-containing protein, which translates into the protein MNLRRALPFIAVLLAALAAALLLAPRLTPPAEGSREVRFVREMIQHHTQAIDMATRVRDTTTDPELRTLALDIMLGQQEQIGQMRGWLTLWGRPWGGEGMSAEHARMMGMATQAEVARISAQPEKQAEVTFLQLMTRHHQGALAMVPPALESGVRPEVQALARQIQAAQSAEITLMTRLLKDRGAQPLPAPGGMGGMDMGDHQH